In Parus major isolate Abel chromosome 3, Parus_major1.1, whole genome shotgun sequence, the following are encoded in one genomic region:
- the LOC107201908 gene encoding cytochrome c oxidase assembly protein COX20, mitochondrial, whose translation MAGEGDSEPGKSFKLLGFLDVQNVPCARESVLYGSLGSLVMGLGHFLATSRVRRSCDVAVGGFICTMLGYWFYCRYNLAQQRIRQRMLKEGMKNRVLFEGSYLDPEKEQTGSERGDS comes from the exons ATGGCGGGCGAGGGCGACTCTGAGCCGGGGAAG TCCTTTAAACTCCTGGGATTTCTTGATGTTCAGAATGTCCCATGTGCACGAGAATCAGTGCTCTATGGTTCCCTGGGGTCTTTAGTTATGGGTCTTGGACATTTTTTAGCAACTA gtagaGTTAGAAGATCTTGTGATGTTGCAGTTGGTGGCTTTATTTGCACAATGTTAGGATACTG GTTTTACTGCAGGTACAACCTGGCCCAGCAAAGGATCCGGCAAAGAATGCTtaaagaaggaatgaaaaacagAGTTTTATTTGAAGGCAGTTATCTTGATCCAGAAAAGGAACAAACGGGCAGTGAAAGAGGCGATTCATAG